From the Kribbella sp. CA-293567 genome, the window GGTCTCCTCCACAATGGCTCGTGATGACAACTCTGGCTGACATTCTGCGGGGCATCGAGAACGGCGTCTTCCCCACCCCGGACCTGAGCATCACCGTCGTACCGGCGCCGTCCGCTCGCGAGCTGGCCGTGGTGGCCTTCACCGCGCACATCGTGATCGCGGCGAACGTCTCCCCGGCCTGGGTGACCGAGCTGATCCCGGACGGCGACCTGTCAGCTCCGCTCAACCCACCCTTCCTGTCCGCCCTGGAAGAACTGAGCGGCCGCCGGGTCACCGCGATCGACCAACTGCTGCTCGCCCCGGCGCTCACCGACCCGGCCGAGCGTGCTGCCGCCGTCGAGGGTCTGACCGAACTGACCGACCGCGGCCATCCCCGGATCGAACGGGCCTGGCGGTACCGCGACGACGTACACGCCTACACCGCCCCGTACGGCGGTCTGGTGCTCACCGGCCGAGGGCTGGCCGGCCGCCAAGAGGTCGCCCTGGAGGTACCCGTCGCTGCCCGCGGCGCCGGCCACGGTCGCCGCCTCGCCGTCGCGGCGCGTGCGCTCGTCCCGCCCGGCACCCAGATCTGGTCCCAGGTCAGCCCCGGCAACGCCGCCTCGACCCGGACTTTTCTCGCCGCGGGTTACCGGCCGGTCGGGTCCGAAGCCCTGCTGCTCGGGTAGCTCCCGCGAAACACCTTGGGGCTGACAACTTCCTGCCGGGCCTCTAGGGTCGGTGGCACAGAGCAGGGGGGATGCTTTCGTTGCCGGGGGTCGGATGCTGGATGCGCTTGTTCATCAGGGGAAGTTCGGCGAGGACTACGTGCGGGTGCTGGCCTCCGCGGCCGGTCTGCTGATCTCCCAGGACGACGTCGACTACGACGGCGTGGACTTCTGTATCAAGAAGCACTCCGACCAGGGCTGGTCGCCGCGGATCGAGGTCCAGGTGAAGACCACCTCCCGGCCGAAGCGCCGCGCCGCCGCGTTCGACTTCGACGGCCTGAACCAGTCCCAGTTCAACAAGCTGGCCGGCCCGGACTTTCTCGTGCACCGGTACCTGTTCCTGGTGATCGTGCCGACCAAGGCCGACGAGTACGCCGCGCTGAACACCACCGGCCTGCTGCTCCGGGACGTCGGCTACTACGTCTCGCTGCGCGACCGGGCGCCGATCGAGAACCCGGACAAGAAACGTCACGTTCGGGTGACCGTGCCGACCGCCAACGTCCTCACGGTCACCACCCTGCGGCAGTTGATCGATGGCTGACCTCGGGGTCGGCGCGGTCAGCAGCTACCTGTCGGGCGCCGGCTGGACCCGTAGCGAACAGACCTGGAACGGTGCCGCGATCTGGACGAACGGCGCACAGGAAGTCCTGGTGCCGCCACGCGACGGCCTCGGCGACAGCGCTGCCCGCCTCAAGGATCTGCTGCGCGCGCTGGAGGGTTTCGAGAGCCGGCCGGCTGACGAGATCGCCCGGGACATCGCCTACCCGCTGCTCGATACCACGTCGTACCGGGCTCCCGCCGTTTCCCAGCCGGACGGCTTCGTCCGGCTCGAATCAGGGCTCGAAGCGTTGCAGGGACTGCACGACCTGTTCCGGATCGCCGCCCAGACAGTACTGCGATCCCAGCACTTCGCCGCGGGCAGCGATGCCCTCGTCACCGAACTGCTCAGCGGTATCCATCTCGGCACGACGACCTCCCAGCAGTTCAGCGTCACGCTGCTGGTTCCGCTGGGCGACGAGACGTCGGCAGCACAGCCACCGCCCGGACGCAGGGTGCTGGCCGAGCTCTACGGTGCCGCGGCCGCCGTACGCCGCAGTGTCGCTCGGCCGGCCTCTCCTGGCATCGATTCCCTCCCGGAGTCGGTATCGCCCGGCTTCTGTACGGCGCTGAGCACCTTGGCCGCCCCCGACGGATCCTTCGAGCTCGGTTTTCGCTGGGCTCGTGGACTTCCCTCACCGCTGCCCGACGGCGTGATGGGCTTTCCGCCCGGCAGCGGTCCGGCCCTGCGCGACCTCTCGGAGGAGCTGCGCGGCGACCAGGACGAGCAGCTCCCGGTGGTCGCCGCGGCGAGTCGTGATCTGGCCGGACCGGTGAGCATC encodes:
- a CDS encoding GNAT family N-acetyltransferase; amino-acid sequence: MTTLADILRGIENGVFPTPDLSITVVPAPSARELAVVAFTAHIVIAANVSPAWVTELIPDGDLSAPLNPPFLSALEELSGRRVTAIDQLLLAPALTDPAERAAAVEGLTELTDRGHPRIERAWRYRDDVHAYTAPYGGLVLTGRGLAGRQEVALEVPVAARGAGHGRRLAVAARALVPPGTQIWSQVSPGNAASTRTFLAAGYRPVGSEALLLG
- a CDS encoding DUF4365 domain-containing protein, translated to MLDALVHQGKFGEDYVRVLASAAGLLISQDDVDYDGVDFCIKKHSDQGWSPRIEVQVKTTSRPKRRAAAFDFDGLNQSQFNKLAGPDFLVHRYLFLVIVPTKADEYAALNTTGLLLRDVGYYVSLRDRAPIENPDKKRHVRVTVPTANVLTVTTLRQLIDG